One Streptomyces sp. P9-A2 DNA window includes the following coding sequences:
- a CDS encoding dihydrolipoamide acetyltransferase family protein has protein sequence MTTMTQAPVREFKMPDVGEGLTEAEILKWYVQPGDTVTDGQVVCEVETAKAAVELPIPYDGVVSALHFPEGTTVDVGMSIIAVDVSGGAAPEPEAPAAAPATPAAESVPAAAAPAVAAPAAAAPAEQSAKAEPTALGSGRQPVLVGYGVSTSATRRRPRKSAPDGFARQAVAGSQAELNGHAPAASAAPAPVAGPVPVTGAQRPLAKPPVRKLAKDLGVDLATVAPTGPDGIVTREDVHAAVAAVAAAPKAPEEPTAVPVPVTASAPAAAPAPVSYDTARETRIPVKGVRKATAAAMVGSAFTAPHVTEFVTVDVTRTMKLVEELKQDKEFTGLRVNPLLLIAKALLVAIRRNPDVNASWDEAAQEIVVKHYVNLGIAAATPRGLIVPNIKDAHAKTLPQLAESLGELVSTARDGKTSPSAMQAGTVTITNVGVFGVDTGTPILNPGESAILAVGAIKLQPWVHKGKVKPRQVTTLALSFDHRLVDGELGSRFLADVAAILEQPKRLISWA, from the coding sequence GTGACGACGATGACGCAAGCGCCCGTCCGTGAGTTCAAGATGCCCGACGTGGGCGAGGGACTGACCGAGGCCGAGATTCTCAAGTGGTACGTACAGCCCGGTGACACGGTCACCGACGGCCAGGTGGTGTGCGAGGTCGAGACGGCGAAGGCGGCCGTGGAGCTTCCCATCCCCTACGACGGGGTGGTCAGCGCGCTGCACTTCCCCGAGGGCACCACGGTGGACGTGGGCATGTCCATCATCGCGGTGGACGTCTCGGGCGGTGCGGCCCCGGAGCCGGAGGCCCCCGCGGCCGCCCCGGCAACCCCGGCCGCCGAATCCGTACCCGCCGCTGCCGCACCTGCGGTTGCCGCACCCGCTGCTGCCGCACCCGCCGAGCAGTCGGCGAAAGCCGAGCCGACGGCGCTGGGCTCGGGCCGCCAGCCCGTGCTGGTCGGTTACGGAGTATCGACATCCGCCACGCGCCGCCGCCCGCGCAAGTCCGCCCCGGACGGCTTCGCCCGGCAGGCGGTGGCAGGGAGCCAGGCGGAACTGAACGGCCACGCCCCGGCTGCCTCGGCCGCCCCGGCGCCCGTCGCCGGTCCGGTGCCGGTGACCGGCGCGCAGCGTCCGCTGGCCAAGCCACCGGTGCGCAAGCTGGCGAAGGACCTCGGCGTCGACCTGGCGACGGTCGCCCCGACCGGCCCGGACGGCATCGTCACGCGCGAGGACGTCCACGCGGCCGTGGCGGCGGTCGCGGCAGCGCCGAAGGCACCGGAGGAGCCGACGGCCGTTCCCGTCCCGGTGACCGCTTCCGCCCCGGCGGCCGCTCCCGCGCCGGTTTCGTACGACACCGCCCGGGAGACCCGTATCCCGGTCAAGGGGGTGCGCAAGGCGACGGCGGCGGCGATGGTCGGCTCGGCGTTCACCGCGCCGCACGTCACCGAGTTCGTGACGGTCGACGTGACGCGCACGATGAAGCTGGTCGAGGAGCTGAAGCAGGACAAGGAGTTCACGGGCCTGCGCGTGAACCCGCTCCTGCTGATCGCCAAGGCCCTGCTGGTCGCGATCAGGCGCAACCCGGACGTGAACGCCTCGTGGGACGAGGCGGCCCAGGAGATCGTGGTCAAGCACTACGTCAACCTGGGCATCGCGGCGGCCACCCCACGCGGCCTGATCGTCCCGAACATCAAGGACGCCCACGCCAAGACGCTGCCGCAACTGGCCGAGTCCCTGGGTGAACTGGTGTCCACGGCGAGGGACGGCAAGACCTCCCCCTCGGCGATGCAGGCGGGCACGGTCACCATCACCAACGTCGGCGTCTTCGGCGTCGACACGGGCACGCCGATCCTCAACCCCGGCGAGTCGGCGATCCTGGCGGTCGGTGCGATCAAGCTCCAGCCGTGGGTGCACAAGGGAAAGGTGAAGCCCCGTCAGGTCACCACCCTGGCCCTGAGCTTCGACCACCGCCTGGTCGACGGCGAACTGGGCTCCAGGTTCCTGGCCGACGTGGCCGCGATCCTGGAACAGCCGAAACGGTTGATCAGCTGGGCGTGA
- a CDS encoding alpha-ketoacid dehydrogenase subunit beta, whose product MAETVTFKNMALAKAINESLRRALDTDPKVLVMGEDVGKLGGVFRVTDGLQKDFGESRVIDTPLAESGIVGTAIGLALRGYRPVVEIQFDGFVFPAYDQIVTQLAKMHARSLGKVKLPVVVRIPYGGGIGAVEHHSESPESLFAHVAGLKVVSPSNASDAYWMMQQAIQSDDPVIFFEPKRRYWDKAEVNTEAIPGPLHTARVVREGTDLTLVAYGPMVKLCQEVADAAAEEGRSLEVLDLRSVSPLDFGAIQTSVEKTRRLVVVHEAPVFFGSGAEIAARITERCFYHLEAPVLRVGGYHAPYPPARLEESYLPDLDRVLDAVDRSLAY is encoded by the coding sequence ATGGCGGAGACCGTGACATTCAAGAACATGGCCCTGGCCAAAGCGATCAACGAGTCGCTGCGCCGCGCCCTGGACACGGACCCCAAGGTCCTCGTCATGGGTGAGGACGTCGGCAAACTCGGCGGCGTGTTCCGGGTGACGGACGGGCTGCAGAAGGACTTCGGCGAGAGCCGCGTCATCGACACCCCGCTCGCCGAGTCGGGCATCGTCGGCACGGCGATCGGCCTCGCCCTGCGCGGCTACCGCCCGGTGGTCGAGATCCAGTTCGACGGCTTCGTCTTCCCGGCGTACGACCAGATCGTCACGCAGCTCGCGAAGATGCACGCGCGGTCGCTGGGCAAGGTGAAGCTCCCGGTCGTCGTGCGCATCCCCTACGGCGGCGGCATCGGCGCGGTGGAGCACCACTCCGAGTCCCCGGAGTCGCTGTTCGCGCACGTGGCGGGCCTGAAGGTGGTCTCGCCGTCGAACGCGTCGGACGCGTACTGGATGATGCAGCAGGCCATCCAGAGCGACGACCCGGTGATCTTCTTCGAGCCCAAGCGGCGCTACTGGGACAAGGCCGAGGTCAACACCGAGGCGATTCCCGGCCCGCTGCACACCGCGCGCGTGGTCCGGGAGGGTACCGACCTGACGCTGGTGGCGTACGGCCCGATGGTGAAGCTCTGCCAGGAGGTCGCGGACGCGGCCGCCGAGGAGGGCCGCTCCCTGGAGGTCCTGGACCTGCGCTCGGTCTCCCCGCTCGACTTCGGCGCGATCCAGACGTCGGTGGAGAAGACCCGCCGCCTGGTCGTCGTCCACGAGGCGCCGGTGTTCTTCGGTTCGGGCGCGGAGATCGCCGCGCGGATCACCGAGCGCTGCTTCTACCACCTGGAGGCCCCGGTCCTGCGGGTGGGCGGCTACCACGCCCCGTACCCGCCGGCCCGCCTGGAGGAGTCCTACCTCCCGGACCTGGACCGGGTGCTGGACGCCGTCGACCGCTCGCTGGCGTACTGA
- the pdhA gene encoding pyruvate dehydrogenase (acetyl-transferring) E1 component subunit alpha, whose protein sequence is MTVESTAARTPRRGAGSDAGATGAQRTTSTTAEKAVPAKKAPAAKKVTGAKKASAAKKAPAAKKAPAAGKTGGTKPRSAEPHLVQLLTPEGERVENAEFDQYVSGITSEEFRGLYRDMVLTRRFDAEATALQRQGELGLWASLLGQEAAQIGSGRALRDDDYVFPTYREHGVAWCRGVDPTNLLGMFRGVNNGGWDPNSNNFHLYTIVIGSQALHATGYAMGVAKDGADSAVIAYFGDGASSQGDVAEAFTFSAVYNAPVVFFCQNNQWAISEPTEKQSRVPLYQRAQGYGFPGVRVDGNDVLASLAVTRWALERARAGEGPTLIEAFTYRMGAHTTSDDPTRYRHDDERAAWEAKDPILRLRRHLESAHHADEGFFAELETESETLGKRVREAVRAMKDPDHFAIFENAYADGHALVDEERAQFAAYQASFADADGGK, encoded by the coding sequence GTGACCGTGGAGAGCACTGCCGCGCGCACACCGCGACGCGGAGCCGGAAGTGATGCCGGCGCCACCGGCGCCCAGCGCACCACCAGCACCACCGCCGAGAAGGCGGTCCCGGCCAAGAAGGCACCTGCGGCCAAGAAGGTGACCGGGGCCAAGAAGGCATCCGCGGCCAAGAAGGCGCCCGCCGCGAAGAAGGCCCCGGCGGCCGGGAAGACCGGCGGCACGAAGCCGCGGAGCGCCGAACCCCACCTCGTACAGCTGCTGACGCCCGAGGGCGAGCGGGTGGAGAACGCGGAGTTCGACCAGTACGTCTCCGGCATCACCTCCGAGGAGTTCCGCGGCCTGTACCGCGACATGGTGCTCACCCGCCGCTTCGACGCCGAGGCCACCGCGCTCCAGCGCCAGGGCGAGCTGGGCCTGTGGGCCTCGCTGCTGGGCCAGGAGGCGGCGCAGATCGGCTCAGGGCGCGCGCTGCGCGACGACGACTACGTCTTCCCCACCTACCGCGAGCACGGCGTCGCCTGGTGCCGCGGGGTGGACCCGACCAACCTGCTCGGCATGTTCCGCGGCGTCAACAACGGCGGCTGGGACCCGAACAGCAACAACTTCCACCTGTACACGATCGTCATCGGCTCCCAGGCGCTGCACGCCACGGGCTACGCGATGGGTGTCGCCAAGGACGGCGCGGACAGCGCGGTGATCGCCTACTTCGGCGACGGCGCCTCCAGCCAGGGCGACGTGGCCGAGGCCTTCACCTTCTCCGCGGTCTACAACGCCCCGGTGGTGTTCTTCTGCCAGAACAACCAGTGGGCGATCTCCGAGCCGACCGAGAAGCAGTCCCGCGTCCCGCTGTACCAGCGCGCACAGGGCTACGGCTTCCCGGGCGTGCGGGTGGACGGCAACGACGTGCTGGCGAGCCTGGCCGTGACCCGGTGGGCCCTGGAGCGGGCCCGTGCCGGTGAGGGGCCGACGCTGATCGAGGCGTTCACCTACCGCATGGGCGCCCACACCACCTCCGACGACCCCACCCGCTACCGCCACGACGACGAGCGGGCCGCCTGGGAGGCCAAGGACCCGATCCTGCGCCTTCGCCGCCACCTGGAGTCCGCCCACCACGCGGACGAGGGATTTTTTGCGGAACTGGAGACCGAGAGCGAGACGTTGGGCAAACGAGTGCGCGAAGCGGTCCGTGCCATGAAGGACCCCGACCACTTCGCCATCTTCGAGAACGCGTACGCGGACGGACACGCCCTCGTCGACGAGGAACGGGCGCAGTTCGCCGCCTACCAGGCGTCGTTCGCCGACGCGGACGGGGGTAAGTGA
- a CDS encoding phosphotransferase — protein MSPLRVPPPVPCAPPLGALLRRYAAGSAVTCEPVDEGLLNRGYRLRTTHGRYFLKHHFDPETADPAAIVRQHRATRRLADLGVPVAPPLPARDGRTVTVVDGHAYALHPWIDGRHRHGGQLTPGQCARLGALLGAVHAGLERVMPAHARTHSAPAESADPADTLTLIDELLGRVRRHRPADSFDTLARRRLLERRTLLERHADRRPPRGGAVGWVHGDFHPFNVLYRGGAPAAIVDWDRLGVQPRAEEAVRAAAIFFVRPSGTLDLPRVRSYARAYRRGAGATPAQLAAAVHRVWWERLNDFWMLRWHYERDDTRADSQFPATAALVVWWSREYDAVRAAFTG, from the coding sequence GTGTCGCCCTTACGTGTACCACCCCCTGTTCCTTGTGCGCCCCCGCTGGGCGCCCTGCTGCGCCGGTACGCCGCCGGTTCCGCGGTGACCTGCGAGCCCGTCGACGAGGGCCTGCTCAACCGCGGCTACCGTCTGCGCACGACCCACGGCCGCTACTTCCTCAAGCACCACTTCGACCCCGAGACCGCCGATCCGGCCGCGATCGTCCGCCAGCACCGGGCCACCCGGCGCCTGGCGGACCTGGGCGTGCCGGTCGCCCCGCCGCTGCCCGCCCGGGACGGGCGCACGGTCACCGTGGTCGACGGCCACGCGTACGCCCTGCATCCCTGGATCGACGGCCGGCACCGGCACGGCGGGCAGCTCACCCCGGGACAGTGCGCACGGCTCGGGGCGCTGCTCGGCGCGGTGCACGCCGGTCTGGAACGCGTGATGCCGGCCCACGCGCGGACCCACAGCGCTCCGGCGGAGAGCGCCGATCCGGCCGACACCCTCACCCTCATCGACGAGCTGCTCGGCCGCGTCCGGCGGCACCGCCCCGCCGACTCCTTCGACACCCTCGCCCGCCGCCGGCTCCTGGAACGGCGGACCCTGCTGGAGCGGCACGCCGACCGGCGCCCACCGCGCGGGGGCGCGGTGGGCTGGGTGCACGGCGACTTCCACCCGTTCAACGTGCTGTACCGAGGGGGCGCGCCCGCGGCGATCGTCGACTGGGACCGGCTCGGCGTACAGCCCCGCGCGGAGGAGGCCGTACGCGCCGCGGCGATCTTCTTCGTCCGGCCCTCGGGCACCCTCGACCTGCCACGCGTACGGTCCTATGCGCGCGCGTACCGGCGCGGTGCGGGGGCCACACCCGCCCAGCTCGCCGCGGCGGTGCACCGGGTGTGGTGGGAACGTCTCAACGACTTCTGGATGCTCCGCTGGCACTACGAGCGCGACGACACCCGCGCGGACTCCCAGTTCCCGGCCACGGCCGCACTGGTGGTGTGGTGGAGCCGGGAGTACGACGCGGTGCGCGCGGCCTTCACGGGGTGA
- a CDS encoding protein kinase domain-containing protein, whose protein sequence is MAQQQRAQGPSDPEATGGGMSDAPDNWGNGGLVGDGRYRLTHRLGRGGMAEVFAAEDVRLGRTVAVKLMHTDLAEDPIAKARFTREAQSVAGLNHHSIVAVYDSGEDIVGGQAVPYIIMEIVEGRTIRDLLVNAEAPGPEQALIIVSGVLEALAYSHQHGIVHRDIKPANVIITHNGAVKVMDFGIARALHGASTTMTQTGMVMGTPQYLSPEQALGKAVDHRSDLYATGCMLYELLALRPPFTGETPLSVVYQHVQDIPTPPSEVSDASPPELDGLVMRSLAKEPDDRFQTAEEMRGLIQYGLQMLYDQGGHTGTWNTGVVDVHDGRHTPAGGFAGTTAMPHPDASGTAAIPQPILPNRYNGGDDGGFEGGDHHGNGRGKLWILAVLAVIAVVAGVALALNGGGDDGKDDKEPSKKSPSSSQTSEKEKASESPDEDDTTKEPEAPNTDTGTGNGNGSGGGGYVPPYTPYPTATPSYTQPEEPSGDPTDTPTTPVETEPEDPPETDPDPDPDPGGGDGGAANGGTEGGAAAGAVTGG, encoded by the coding sequence ATGGCACAGCAGCAGCGCGCTCAGGGCCCGTCCGACCCCGAGGCGACTGGCGGCGGCATGTCGGACGCGCCGGACAACTGGGGCAACGGCGGGCTTGTCGGCGACGGTCGGTACCGGCTGACGCACAGGCTCGGCCGGGGCGGCATGGCCGAGGTGTTCGCCGCGGAGGACGTGCGGCTGGGGCGGACGGTCGCCGTCAAACTGATGCATACCGATCTCGCCGAGGACCCGATCGCCAAAGCGCGTTTCACGCGCGAGGCGCAGTCGGTGGCCGGTCTCAACCACCACTCGATCGTCGCCGTGTACGACTCCGGCGAGGACATCGTGGGCGGCCAGGCCGTGCCGTACATCATCATGGAGATCGTCGAGGGCCGCACGATCCGCGATCTCCTGGTCAACGCCGAGGCGCCCGGCCCCGAACAGGCGTTGATCATCGTCTCCGGCGTCCTGGAGGCGCTGGCCTACTCGCACCAGCACGGCATCGTGCACCGCGACATCAAGCCCGCGAACGTCATCATCACGCACAACGGTGCCGTGAAGGTGATGGACTTCGGCATCGCCCGCGCGCTGCACGGCGCGTCCACGACGATGACGCAGACCGGCATGGTCATGGGCACCCCCCAGTACCTCTCGCCCGAGCAGGCGCTCGGCAAGGCCGTCGACCACCGGTCCGACCTGTACGCGACCGGCTGCATGCTGTACGAACTGCTGGCGCTGCGGCCCCCGTTCACCGGTGAGACGCCGCTGTCCGTGGTCTACCAGCACGTGCAGGACATCCCCACGCCCCCGTCGGAGGTCTCCGACGCCAGCCCTCCGGAGCTGGACGGGCTTGTCATGCGCTCGCTCGCCAAGGAGCCGGACGACCGGTTCCAGACGGCGGAGGAGATGCGCGGGCTGATCCAGTACGGGCTGCAGATGCTCTACGACCAGGGCGGCCACACCGGCACCTGGAACACCGGCGTGGTCGACGTGCACGACGGCCGGCACACCCCGGCGGGAGGGTTCGCGGGCACGACGGCGATGCCGCACCCGGACGCCTCCGGCACCGCGGCCATCCCGCAGCCGATTCTCCCCAACCGGTACAACGGCGGGGACGACGGCGGTTTCGAGGGCGGCGACCACCATGGCAACGGCCGCGGAAAGCTGTGGATCCTCGCGGTGCTCGCGGTGATCGCCGTCGTCGCGGGTGTCGCCCTGGCGCTGAACGGCGGCGGCGACGACGGCAAGGACGACAAGGAACCCTCCAAGAAGTCGCCGTCCTCCTCGCAGACCAGCGAGAAGGAGAAGGCCAGCGAGTCGCCGGACGAGGACGACACCACCAAGGAGCCGGAGGCGCCGAACACGGACACCGGCACCGGTAACGGCAACGGCTCCGGCGGCGGTGGCTACGTCCCGCCGTACACCCCGTACCCGACGGCGACGCCGAGCTACACGCAGCCCGAGGAGCCGAGCGGCGACCCGACGGACACCCCGACGACGCCGGTGGAGACGGAGCCCGAGGACCCGCCGGAGACGGACCCGGACCCGGACCCGGACCCGGGCGGCGGCGATGGTGGCGCGGCCAACGGCGGTACGGAGGGCGGCGCGGCCGCCGGCGCCGTCACCGGCGGCTGA
- a CDS encoding protein kinase domain-containing protein, which produces MSQDGAQGHNAGRALAGGRYQLRDLLGQGGMASVHLAYDSVLDRQVAIKTLHTELGREQAFRERFRREAQSVAKLTHTNIVSVFDTGEDDVDGMTMPYIVMEYVEGRPLGSVLDEDIRRQGAMPADKALKVTADVLAALEISHEMGLVHRDIKPGNVMMTKRGVVKVMDFGIARAMQSGVTSMTQTGMVVGTPQYLSPEQALGRGVDARSDLYSVGIMLFQLVTGRIPFDADSPLAIAYAHVQEEPPLASSVNRSLPPAVDALITRALKKNPNERFPSAEAMRNECLRVSQSFQAAPPSIVPGPQGQSGSGVGSAVFPPVDQSAPAAPGSVRTPYTPGPPQHHTPNPYGTPAAPGPAPAYGYPQQGAPHGGYATPHPPYGAQQGGPSTPPYNLSPPGPGGPGGDRNDKPVIIGSVAVSVLAVGGLIAALLANGGGDENDKGGDPGVSASVSAEVSRAAGYRGPDPSRTIDPEECTEPKESYNDEDEIQLPNLKFKYIKSVKECFQAAGWTLEVRNVDENTYGEGAVMKQFPAAGTAVDPEEMPKIQLDVSTGKPPNG; this is translated from the coding sequence ATGAGCCAGGACGGCGCACAGGGCCACAACGCGGGGCGGGCGCTCGCCGGCGGCCGCTACCAACTGCGGGACCTGCTCGGCCAAGGCGGCATGGCCTCCGTCCACCTCGCGTACGACAGCGTGCTCGACCGTCAGGTCGCGATCAAGACCCTGCACACGGAACTCGGCAGGGAACAGGCCTTCCGCGAACGCTTCCGCCGCGAGGCCCAGTCCGTGGCGAAGCTCACGCACACCAACATCGTCTCGGTCTTCGACACCGGCGAGGACGATGTGGACGGCATGACGATGCCGTACATCGTCATGGAGTACGTCGAGGGCCGTCCGCTGGGCTCCGTGCTCGACGAGGACATACGGCGGCAGGGCGCGATGCCCGCCGACAAGGCGCTGAAGGTCACCGCGGACGTACTGGCCGCCCTGGAGATCAGCCACGAAATGGGCCTGGTCCACCGGGACATCAAGCCGGGCAACGTGATGATGACCAAGCGCGGCGTGGTCAAGGTGATGGACTTCGGCATCGCCCGCGCCATGCAGTCCGGCGTGACCTCGATGACGCAGACCGGCATGGTCGTCGGCACCCCGCAGTACCTCTCGCCCGAACAGGCGCTCGGACGGGGCGTCGACGCCCGCTCCGACCTTTACTCGGTCGGCATCATGCTCTTCCAACTGGTCACCGGACGGATCCCGTTCGACGCCGACTCGCCGCTGGCCATCGCGTACGCGCACGTGCAGGAGGAGCCACCGCTCGCCTCCTCGGTCAACCGCTCGCTGCCCCCGGCCGTGGACGCGCTGATCACCCGCGCGCTGAAGAAGAACCCGAACGAGCGTTTCCCCAGCGCCGAAGCCATGCGTAACGAGTGCCTGCGCGTGAGCCAGTCCTTCCAGGCGGCCCCGCCGAGCATCGTCCCCGGCCCGCAAGGGCAGAGCGGCTCGGGCGTCGGTTCCGCGGTGTTCCCGCCCGTCGACCAGTCGGCTCCGGCGGCCCCGGGCAGCGTCCGGACGCCGTACACGCCGGGCCCGCCCCAGCACCACACCCCGAACCCGTACGGCACCCCGGCCGCGCCGGGTCCGGCCCCGGCGTACGGCTATCCCCAGCAGGGCGCCCCTCATGGCGGCTACGCGACACCCCACCCCCCGTACGGCGCGCAGCAGGGCGGCCCGTCGACGCCTCCGTACAACCTGTCGCCCCCGGGCCCGGGCGGACCGGGCGGCGACAGGAACGACAAGCCGGTGATCATCGGTTCGGTCGCCGTGTCCGTCCTCGCCGTCGGCGGCCTGATCGCGGCGCTGCTGGCCAACGGCGGCGGCGACGAGAACGACAAGGGCGGCGACCCCGGCGTCAGCGCGTCGGTGTCGGCGGAGGTCTCCCGGGCGGCCGGGTACCGCGGACCCGACCCCTCCAGGACGATCGACCCGGAGGAGTGCACGGAGCCGAAGGAGTCCTACAACGACGAGGACGAGATCCAGCTCCCGAACCTGAAGTTCAAGTACATCAAGTCGGTCAAGGAATGCTTCCAGGCCGCCGGCTGGACCCTGGAAGTGCGGAACGTCGACGAGAACACGTACGGCGAAGGCGCGGTCATGAAGCAGTTCCCCGCCGCCGGTACGGCTGTCGACCCCGAGGAGATGCCCAAGATCCAGCTCGACGTCTCCACGGGCAAACCGCCGAACGGCTGA
- a CDS encoding bacterial proteasome activator family protein, which translates to MEMPRNERSPDNPQVLVVGQDGMALGGGTGDEDSREVPVTEQVEQPAKVMRIGSMIKQLLEEVRAAPLDEASRVRLKEIHASSVKELEDGLAPQLVEELERLSLPFTDEATPSDAELRIAQAQLVGWLEGLFHGIQTTLFAQQMAARAQLEQMRRALPPGVGDGGAEEPPMGGRAGGPYL; encoded by the coding sequence ATGGAGATGCCGAGGAACGAACGGTCACCGGACAATCCGCAGGTTCTGGTCGTCGGCCAGGACGGGATGGCGCTCGGCGGGGGCACGGGGGACGAGGACTCCCGCGAGGTCCCGGTGACGGAGCAGGTGGAACAGCCCGCGAAGGTCATGCGGATCGGCAGCATGATCAAGCAGCTGCTGGAGGAGGTGCGCGCGGCCCCTCTGGACGAGGCCAGCAGGGTCCGGCTCAAGGAGATCCACGCCAGCTCGGTGAAGGAGCTGGAGGACGGACTCGCGCCTCAGCTGGTCGAGGAGCTGGAGCGGCTCTCGCTGCCCTTCACGGACGAGGCGACCCCGAGCGACGCCGAACTGCGGATCGCGCAGGCCCAGCTGGTGGGCTGGCTGGAGGGCCTCTTCCACGGCATCCAGACCACGCTCTTCGCCCAGCAGATGGCCGCGCGCGCCCAGCTGGAGCAGATGCGCCGGGCCCTTCCGCCGGGCGTCGGTGACGGCGGAGCCGAGGAACCCCCGATGGGCGGCCGCGCGGGCGGCCCCTACCTGTAG
- a CDS encoding NAD(P)H-quinone oxidoreductase, with protein MYAITIPEPGGPETLVWTKVPDPVPGAGEVLVEVVAGAVNRADIMQRQGFYDPPPGASPHPGLECSGRITALGPGVTGWAVGDEVCALLAGGGYAEQVAVPVGQLLPVPEGLDLKQAAALPEVVCTVWSNVFMVAHLRPGETLLVHGGSSGIGTMAIQLAKAVGAEVAVTAGTKEKLERCAELGADILINYREQDFVAELERATDGAGADVILDNMGAKYLDRNVRALAVNGRLAIIGMQGGVKGELNIGALLGKRGAISATSLRARPPAEKAAIVAAVREHVWPLIEGGHVRPVVDREIPMPDAADAHRVVEASGHIGKVLLIAP; from the coding sequence ATGTATGCGATCACGATTCCCGAACCCGGCGGGCCCGAGACGCTGGTGTGGACCAAGGTCCCCGATCCCGTTCCCGGCGCGGGCGAAGTGCTGGTCGAGGTGGTGGCAGGCGCCGTCAACCGCGCCGACATCATGCAGCGGCAGGGCTTCTACGACCCGCCGCCCGGTGCCTCCCCCCACCCCGGCCTGGAGTGCTCCGGCCGGATCACCGCGCTCGGCCCCGGAGTGACCGGGTGGGCGGTCGGTGACGAGGTGTGCGCCTTGCTCGCGGGTGGTGGCTACGCGGAGCAGGTCGCCGTCCCGGTCGGCCAGTTGCTCCCCGTCCCCGAAGGGCTTGACCTCAAGCAGGCGGCGGCACTCCCGGAGGTCGTCTGCACGGTCTGGTCGAACGTCTTCATGGTGGCCCACCTCCGCCCCGGCGAGACGCTGCTCGTGCACGGCGGCTCCAGCGGCATCGGCACCATGGCGATCCAGCTCGCCAAGGCCGTCGGTGCCGAGGTCGCCGTCACGGCCGGTACGAAGGAGAAGCTGGAGCGCTGCGCCGAACTGGGCGCCGACATCCTGATCAACTACCGCGAGCAGGACTTCGTGGCCGAGCTGGAGCGGGCCACCGACGGCGCCGGCGCGGACGTCATCCTCGACAACATGGGCGCCAAGTACCTGGACCGCAACGTCAGGGCCCTCGCGGTCAACGGCCGGCTCGCGATCATCGGTATGCAGGGCGGCGTCAAGGGCGAGCTGAACATCGGCGCCCTCCTCGGCAAGCGCGGCGCCATCAGCGCGACCTCGCTGCGCGCCCGGCCGCCGGCGGAGAAGGCGGCGATCGTCGCGGCCGTGCGGGAACACGTCTGGCCGCTGATCGAGGGCGGTCATGTCCGTCCCGTCGTCGACCGTGAGATCCCGATGCCGGACGCGGCCGACGCCCACCGGGTCGTGGAGGCCAGTGGCCACATCGGCAAGGTGCTGCTGATCGCGCCGTAG